CTTGATATTGATTGCGAACCCATTTTTCTCACCGTCGAGTTAGTAATCATGAACAGGTGCGCGACTTCCGGAACCTTTTAATCGTATTTGTGTGTTCCAGGGGAGCCATTTCAGTGACGCTCTTGTGCAGGGCTCAGACCGTAGATGCGCTAGTGAAGCTATCGACGTCCTCGCTGTTTAAAGGTGTGTGTTGTTTCTGTTATCTGTCGTTGGTTGTGTATTTGTTCTGATTTGGATGTTGCTTGTTACTGTGGATAAACACTCTTTACCCGAGACCGTTTTAGTAGAAAACAGTGCCGTTAGCAGTTATCCACTGACTTGTCCGTGTGGTCAGGATGACGGAGATCTCTGAGACGCTGCAGAGCTACGAGGAGTTGTTTGCGCAGAGATTTTCATCGGAGGATCAAGAATACCAGCAGTATGTGAAACGTCCCACGGACCCCCCACCCGTGGTGGAGGACTGGAGGGGCCGAGGGGGAAACCAGAGAGGCAGGGACAACAGGTACAGCCAGTCTGCAGCCATGTGGagcttttatttactttattttctttaatgcaaccTGTGTTTTATTGCACTgccaagtagggatgggcggtatggactaaaaaaatgtatcacaataatttctggcatttatcccgataacgataaaaatgacgataaaaagaaaataccaattcaactccacctttttaactataaatctatcaccacattcagtctttggagcccccaaaacactgctctaaaagaatactaaatgctactaaactacaccaattaaattgaattaataataaccaattaaattagttacaatacaaatacaatacaaaaaacaattaaattagtacatctgtactgcaaaactgtaatgactcaaatgaaacaagtttgaaatgtaagaacagattcaacatttattcaaactgtatggcttaaacagtggcataacagtgcaaacagcaaaagtaccattgtccttcaagttttcttagcttataaaatcacaaagtagaaaaaaatacaacctgataaataaagaaacaggacaaataaataaaagttcactgaaaataaaacactatcagtgatgacctcttctaatataaataaaatgtgcaaattaacctgtggttggaacatgccaatagtcaaacgttacatcaaaatgtaacaaccatttccttctttttttgcagacacataatagatgatgtttgctcctcgtcactctttttaaatccaaaccagttccagagctggagtctcatttaacaacgagctcctcgctctcagatccgccttccgccatgtttgttacacaaaaaaatcaacaggaatttattgtttttaccatgagatgacaaattcttactgtggggaatttttttgacggtatatcgtgaacggtaaaatatcacccattcctactgccAAGCCTTTTACAGAACATTCACAACTACAGGACTGCTCTGTTGAACATCTAATGTCTTGTTACTGGCTCACGTGATAATGCCATACAATATAACATGACTTGAATTTCGTTAGATGTCTAAAATGAATTGAGTTTCCAGAGACATCTGcatgttaatttttttctttacatgtaCAATATAAATTGCCATATTTTAGTCCATCATTTTTAACAGCAATGAGGTATTTGGTGTTTGTCACAGTATCTGGCTCATTTTGAAACTTCTGATAACCACTAATCATCTCCTTGGTTTTACTGACACTTCAGGTAATGCAGTTCTGCAGTGTAAAGGGAAAACACTTTAGAATAAATGACAGGCCCTTTTTTAAGTATTATTACGTGGATGTACTGGGCACAACGTCTTGGTGAATATGACTGGgtttctgaagcttaaatcaaGGTATTGTTGACTTGAAGTGTTTGATGACCGAGCTGATAAACAGTCAAAAAATTATAGAATACAGAGGCTTAAAACAACTACAAAGAGCTGCTGAATAACCTAAAAAAACACGTTAACCTGTTTGGTCAAAAAGTCAGCAGATAGACTAGGACAGCTGAAAAACTCTCAAAGGGCAAGTGATATTAACCTAAACAGGGAAACAATGAACACCCATACCTAAACACTGACCAAAGTACCTAAACTCAAAGGGTTACCGACATGCTTATAAATGGTCACTAATTGATGCTACGTGACTTGTGTGCGTATATGCATACCAAAATAAACCTGCCATGTCATCAGTCACACAGAAACTTTTGACGATCAATAAGAAAAGCAGCtgaaaacaaagcaaaatatGGTACAACATATGAAGGAACATTTTCCGGACTGCATTTTCTACTGCACACCAGGTTAATTAGCCTTAGAGGTCATTTACAGCCTCTGTGGTCATAtggctttttgttttattggctAGTGTGGTTTCCTTGACTACTATGTTGTCATACAATATCTACAtttatatgtaaatgtttttgtttttttccccttgatCATAAATTTCAATTTGTCTTCATGAAGGTACCAGGATCGTCGAGGACCTGGAGACCGTGGGTGGGGAGGAGGCAGAGGTTGGGGGGGAGACCGTGGCTGGCGACGGGATCATCATGGGCATGACAGGGACAGGCAATGGGGGCACGGAAGTGAATATCGGTCAGGCACCCAAAGCTCAAACCAGGGATACAACTCTCATCATCAGAGACCACGTTATGACTGTTACTGATCTACTCCAGTCACGCATGCTTTGTCAGTATTTATAGAATAAAATCTTTACACGCTATTTGACAATATATCACTGCATTTCTtagtgggttttctttttcttttctttttttttcttttttaaataaatgttaccATCTCAGAGGCAGGAATGTTAAAACAATTGTTTTCCATCATTGTTTCTAGTATACACACATTGTATTAGGAATTGACGCATCTATTTTCTAATTTTTCCTACTTTGCTGTGGTCATATTTAAATTATCTGACAATGTTTTGTGGAAATCTTTGAGGACAAATGCGCAGTTTTCAGTACTTGAAAAGTCTCATTGCACAATGCACTGAAgcaaaacaaaatattttagGCTTAGGGCTGTTTTCGCTTGGTCATGACTACAGTATCAgtgttctctctctcttttataTAAATACAAGCAGTGAGCCTAAATTTGAACAGTAAATGTATTTGTTAAGCAGCTTTATTGTCCTGCATCAAAAATGCAGAGATGGTCTT
This genomic interval from Cololabis saira isolate AMF1-May2022 chromosome 2, fColSai1.1, whole genome shotgun sequence contains the following:
- the LOC133420078 gene encoding RNA guanine-N7 methyltransferase-activating subunit-like protein produces the protein MTEISETLQSYEELFAQRFSSEDQEYQQYVKRPTDPPPVVEDWRGRGGNQRGRDNRYQDRRGPGDRGWGGGRGWGGDRGWRRDHHGHDRDRQWGHGSEYRSGTQSSNQGYNSHHQRPRYDCY